The following nucleotide sequence is from Solanum dulcamara chromosome 7, daSolDulc1.2, whole genome shotgun sequence.
tgccttcaattgatagctagaccattgctaatgaggacaaaacttcctatttcagtatggggaCATGCTATTTTGTATGCAGCAGTACTTGTACACATAAGACCAacaaatttttatgaattttccccattatagttggcgtttggaaggaagtcaaatatatcccatcttagaatatttgggtgtgcggtatatgtcttAATTGCTCCACCACACCTCACAAAGATGGGTCTCCAAAGAAGgctgggaatatatgttgggtatgaatctccttctattataaaatatttaaaacctATGACTGAAGATTTATTTACGACAAGATTcactgattgtcattttgatgaattagtatacccaacattagggtagaatataagcaattgaaaaatgagatagattggaattccttatcactatctcatttagatcctcgaacaaatcaatctGAGCAAGaaattcaaaagatgatttatttgcataATATTACAAATCAACTgtcggatgcatttactaaccttccacgagttactaaatcacatatcacagctgcaaatgctcaagttcgagttgatgtcccgatAGGAtaacttgttcaggcaaatgagtctaggtcacgcttaaaacgtggaagaccaattagttctaaaaataaaaatcctcgaaaaaaagaaataaatgatcaagatgatcataatttagaGGCAAGtactcaagaagagcccagagacacaacaaatggtgataccaccgaggaggtccaagtacttgaaaataatgagaataaagaaatctcaataagttatgtctcgatggaaaaacggtggaaccgaaatgatattatgatcaataatatttttgcttataatgttgcctttgaaataatgcaacaagataaggatcttgaatcaaaatctgtcgatgaatgtagacaaAGAAATGATTGACCAAAATGGAATGATGAAATTCAAGCaaagttaacttcacttgaaaaacgtaaagttttcggatcaataatccgaacacatgaaggtgtcaagccagtagggtacATATGaatttttgtgcgtaaacgaaatgaaaaaggtgaagacataagatataaagcacgacttgtagcccaaggtttttcgcagagacctggcattgactatatgtaAAATATTCCCctatggtggatgcaattaccgtcaggtatctaatgaatttggaggttcatgaaaaatttaaaatgcacctaatggtcgtggtcactgcctatttatatggctcattggaccataatatttttataaaaatttccgAAGGGTTCAAaatgcctgaagcatacaaggattctagAAAAActtgctcaataaagcttcatAAATCCTTAAACAGGTTGAAATAATCAGGGTGAATGTGGTataatcgtcttagcgaatatttgctaaaagaaggatataaaaatgatccgatttgcccttgtgtctttatgaaaagatctgaatctgaatttgtcataatagcagtatatgttgatgatttgaatattattggaacaaTAGATGAACTTTTaaaggcagtaaaatatctgaaaaaaagtttgaaatgaaataccttgaaaagacaaaattttgtcttgatttacaaattgaacattttacaaatgggatatttgtacatcagtcaacatatactgaaaatatttttaaaaggtttttatggataaagcacatccattgagtaTCCCAATGATTGTGAGGTCTCTTGATATaaataaagatccattttgatctcatgaaaatgatgaatagcttgttggtgctgaaataccatactttagtgcaattggtgcattaatgtatcttgccaacaattctagaccagatatagctttctcagtaatcttgttagcaagatttagttcttccccaacgcgaagacacTGAAAtaaaattaagcatatattcaaaTACCTCCAAGGGatcattgatatgggattgttttattcaaatgaatccacgtcacaattgattggttacgcagatgcgggatatttatctgatctcCATAAAGATCTATCGCAGACagactatttatttacatgtggtggtacagctatatcacgatgttcaacaaagcaaactatggttgtcacttcttcaaatcatgcagagataataaccattcatgaagcaagtcgagaatgtgtttgattAAGATctataactcaacacattcatgAAACATGTAgtctttctttgaaaagagacgttccaacaatattgtatgaagacaatgctgcatatatagctcaactgaaggaaggatacatcaaaggagacagaacaaaacatatttcaccaaaattattttttactcatgatcttcaaaagaagggtgaaatagatgtccaacaagtttGTTCAAATGACAATTTAACAGATATGTTTACTaaggcattgccaacttcaacctttgagaaattgagatacaagattggaatgcgtcatcttcgagatattaaatgatgtcttcatcagggggagtaaaatatgcgctgcactcttttttccttaaccaagattttgtcccactgaattttcctggtaaggtttttattGAGGTAGCGTTCAAGGCGTATTACTAGATGTGTGctatttttccttcactaggctttttttccacttaatttTTCTTAGTAaagttttaacgagacacaataTCTATGAATGTTCagaataaatatgtatattatttcttatagAATTTTTAAGGAGACCCATTATATATAGTCATCCAAAGGGGAGTGTTATGTATTGGATGTTGTTTTTCAAATGGGGCCCACTTgaaagtgggcaagttgcccacttggTCTTCCTTTTCGTTTCATGCTTTATCTTTTCCTCTTCAATAAAATGCCATCTTTGACATTAAGAAGTGTACACAAAAATACAGAAGAACATTGATATTGCTTCCTCTTCTCCTcttactttctcttcttttgtatTTACCaagttaatttctttttataacATGTTTGATCAAATAATCGAGTTGGGTCTGGGGTATATAAGTAATTTGCCTATTGATTCTAGTATTGCACAGGGCAACCACTACTTTGCACATTGTTGGATGTGTTGGGCGTTTCAATTTGGTATTTGAGGTGGGGCCTGCCACCAGTGGACAACCACGTGGAACTCTTtttgatattaaaaaaaaaaacgagCCAATTGCATTTTGATAACTTTAATTAGTAATTAGGGCATATGTATCGGGTTTTGAATCTTATCGAGTCGACTTATATCCATTTCGAGACATATGAAATCATTAAGATATCAATTTATcgattattaattattattgattCGATTATTGATTTAACTATTaagattttatattaaaaaaattattgaaaatcatttagaATTAATGTGACAAATCAAACGAACCATGTATATTAGTTAACATATTATATTTTGGTCAAAAACAAACACTAACATCTTGTAGAATAATCAAAAGTATGAGACTGTCAAAAATAAAAGTctgaaactaagtcctaagtCAAGACTCTATATGttgaatgatacaaaaataatttattaaattactatcaaattattgattaacccatttttttttaaaataatcaaatcttTAAAAATCGATAAcccaataaacaaaaaaattaatattgttACTGAAACCGCTAAACCAATAACTCATtatcaataaatcaataatttgatttgagttaTTGATTTTGAATCAGTTTTGAACATCCCTATTGGTGATTACTTCATCTTTAATGAAGTCAAGTTACGCATCCAAATTCGATAAATGATATTTCAAATCAGAAAGCAATATAAACAGAAGAAAAGTATGGAAAGTGTTTACCCGAAAAATGGTGcagttgaattttttaaaaatgatctAAAGAAACGTGagttagagcccgtttggatgagcttaaaaaaaataacttttatgtatgaagtgcttttaaaactttaaagtgctgaaagttatttttataattaagcagttgagtgtttagataaaagtgcttatgatgtgaattttagggttaaaagaataaaaaaaagtagtttgggaatttagttaaaatataagggatataaaagtaattttcatggtcaaagaaaatgactttaagcactttgaaaaaaaaagttaggaatcctaacttttcacttttgactgactttaagaactttatggcttaaagtcagcagtaggcaaacacgtccaaaagctaaaaaaaggttttaagttggttttgaccaacttaaagccaatccaaacgggctcttagatGCAAATATTAAATACCATAATATGCACACAAAAGTATGCACTTTTCTGCTGACCTGTATATTTGAGTACTTACCTTATATAACTATAGCGATACATATAAATTTGAAGAGAATATTCAAACCAAATATTCGATAAGCTAGAAACCTTGCACAAGCACAAGTCACAACAGATTGGTGCAGTGTGCAAAGGTAACTTAGTTGAACTTCTATATAACAAAACAATCTCCATTTATCACAGCCAGAGATCAGTTGTGAGAGCACAAACCAGTTCATAGACTGCAGCCAACTGCAGCCAGATGTCTATGCACACAGTGTGTTCTATAAACCCTTGGAACCAGGAAGGTTGATCCACTTAAGTTGAAGTTCGACCTCTCCACATTCCACATTTCTCAATCTTAGGCACATATCTTGCACAACTTGCCCATCTTTCCATACAACATTAGACTCTACGGACAGGCAGTTAGATCTGCACGGTTGTATTCTTGTAATAATGGTGCCATCTGAGAGGCCACTTAAGTTCATCTTGAGAGcctctagaaatggtttgattTCAAATTCTGCATCTCCCATTTTGTCATCTTTGCTGAACGTGTCGTGATCATAGACAGTCTGGAAACAGGCAGAAACAAGAAAACATAAAGAAGAAAATACAAACACTAGAAAGTGTAAAGTCTTATGTAAGAACATTTGAAAGCacccagcaagtgatcattagCGAGAAATGATTATGTTTTCTGCAAAACAGATAGGGCCTTATATGATAACCAACAAACAAGAAACTTTACCAGTGTAACAGGAAGATTAGGATCAGCAACAGAAAGAGTTAAATCTTCATTCCACTCAGGATTAACATCCTTTTTTACAACTCCGGTCTTCAATTTCTGCGTTCAAGTTGAAAAATAGGCAAGTCAAAAAACTCTCTGAGAGCAAttaataatatacatcaaatagAAAGAATTCACAATTTACAACACATTTCAAATCTGTGGCTTCCCATCTTCCATGCAGTTAATAACAACACAACACAATAATCAGAGCATTGAACGAAAAGAAAAGCCACATGTTCGAgtccttattatttttttcctgcTAGTACGGTAGTATCTGCCATTTCACCCCTGATTTGGGAAGCTTAAAGTACCAATTGAGTCATGCATTATGGCAAAAAAAAACAGATATTACAAGTCCCAGACAGTGGCGGAGCCACCTTGTggtcatccgaaccccctttggtagaaattatactatttatacatggttaaaataattttttatgtctatataatagatgtcgaacccccttagTCAAAATATTGGGTCCGCCACTAGTTATCGAGTATTAAAGACATTTTTATCTAAGCCTTGAGAGGGTTTAGGCTTATTAGTGCATGTCGTAGTACTAGTCATATACTTGTAGTTCTTGGTTTTGTTATCTATAGCATATGTTGTTTATTGCCTTTGACTTCCCATAATATTTTGCTGCTGTTATTGCTGCTTTTGTCGATTGTACACTGtttttcttcctcttctctTACTTGGGTTTGATGCACTTGAATTGAGaatctttcggaaacagcctctaTAACTCCATGAGGTACTGATAAAGTCTGCCTACACTCTACCCTTCctctgggtatgttgttgttgtcgtcgtCATCTTATGACCTAATTTAGTACATGAAACAGGTAACAAAAATGCTGCTCTTTTTGTAAACTCTGAGGAGTACAAGAAAATTATAGTACAACAAATCAAAGATTTGGCAACAAGGCCGCAAATATCTTAGAATTTATCTATCTGTTTGCAGTAGCTTTCTGAATCCTAGAAAATACATGGACAAGTCccaaaaaaattctcaaaaactTTTCCTAGTGATGCAAACACCCAGGGTATGTAAGTTTCTCCATACCAATCCACCAAAGTCGATGAACTATCACCTACTCCTGCCTTCCTTACACCTCAGTCGAAAGGGAGCAAGAACATTCCCCACTCTAGGGCTGTTTATCGGGCGAATTGATCGGATAATTTCACTTAACGATTTGGCCTATCGGATATCAGTTTTTAAATTTACTAATAcactagccaacctataagatatcggttggtTCGGTAACGAATTAGTAATTATCGAATGATTATCGGGCAGTGTATCCGCTAACCTCTAATTAATTTTATGGTACATTTTTTTCGATGAACGCACCTTACAAAAGAGATGAATTCTTTTCACTATTTTAAATATAGTGAGCCAGGGGTTTCTTTACGCCATTATCTCTTTTAAACTTTAGTGTTTTTTTGAGTTTGCCGACTTGCTCTCTGTTCTTGAaggcaaaatatataattatagaaAAGTAAATAAGTTTTCTTGGCTTTACGGCTTTAACCTTTCAGAGTTAGGACTAacaaagtaaaaatatataattactcttatatattatggtaaaatattaaatgaggctaatatatctaaaataaaagtataagtaTGGTAATCCTTAATTGGTTAACGGTTTATCCgataagaaaattaaataatccGCCCCCAAACCAATAAGCCATTAATTATAACTAAATACAGGAGATGATCAATTTGACTTACATAATACGACCAGAAGACTTCCAAAAAAAGATTGTAACCAGAACTTCCACGAAATGAAAAAACTTAACCCTGTGATTCTAATTCTGAACTGGGTTgagaaaggagaaaaaagaaaaggggcggtgtcttttttttttcttctgattGTAACATTAATAAATTCCAATAAAAAACATGAACTGGTAACGCTAAAGATGATACCTTTTTAGTGTaatttccacgtaaaattttaGATAGATCCTTCAGATGTCAAGCAAACTGATTGTAGACATCAAAATTTTGTACGACTCAGGACGAGTCATATTTCAGTTATATTCACTTGAAAAGACCTCtcaaaaatttcacaaattcatgaaatattcataaagagatcaaaatatatcaaactcttcttgataatcaaatacttcaagaagaTACACAAATCCTTTCATTGGAGATCAAGTTCAAATCATTCTGGCTAGTTCGAGAAACACGCTACTAACAACCCTCGAATCACGATgcaaatcaaatccaaatcaTCCTGATTCGAGAAACATGCCATTAACAACCCTCGAATCAAGGAGAAATCCAGAAAGAAGAATCAACGGAATGAATAGATTTGTACCCACACCTTTTATCAATAAAACTATGTTTCTTCAGATTTTATATATGGTTGatttattttccatttatttaaaatttgttgcaaacGCTGATTATAAACCCAGATGCATAAATTCTAGAAAAGAAAA
It contains:
- the LOC129896738 gene encoding protein C2-DOMAIN ABA-RELATED 4-like, whose amino-acid sequence is MENLLGLLRIRVKRGVNLAVRDVRSSDTYVVVEMAKQKLKTGVVKKDVNPEWNEDLTLSVADPNLPVTLTVYDHDTFSKDDKMGDAEFEIKPFLEALKMNLSGLSDGTIITRIQPCRSNCLSVESNVVWKDGQVVQDMCLRLRNVECGEVELQLKWINLPGSKGL